A region of Streptomyces sp. WMMC500 DNA encodes the following proteins:
- a CDS encoding Rne/Rng family ribonuclease, whose translation MQRETEPAAGDPGSALTYEPAAPTAGGTGAAEPVAGLTGEVPAAAGGLGAPAPAGGAPDVPAPAEPVVAAAEAAGPPAAVAAEDTAGAASAEPGSGAAVAPPARRSRRRVVRDAGTPEATTPDTAPDTAVPDTATSETTTPDTAAEPPIERPEPATSGHAAPAAGPDRPAAEPSAGAAPPRRRRVVRDAGTPRPTAAADPGPVAQPAAAGRAATTDHNDSTNEGAQTVADNETEADGADASAESGPRRRRRRVTRTAGTPTTGTEQAPQQTAAEPAAETATGAKQAAAPEPAAETGPVAEERPEPDADAAPKGRKRRRVVRDAGTPEAAEQAASAEAPAPAGEPGPAEAPAAGEEPAPRTRRVRRRKTDAEAADAAESAADAAPGDGTTAASAPGEDAAEPAAGTRRRRSRRVTAPAGEPTHVEPAAEAPATAEAAESAPATATAAATEAEPAAGTGRRRTRRVTAPAGEPAAGAAGAGEQADEPAAESEPGTAARRRTRRAAASAGEPATGDQAAAASADAGAEPGTAPRRRTRRAAASAPEPAVEDATTQFSDPVAEQAAPGYGAAPLALFQAPVFTEPAFQTPQRAAAEAAVGPEEDEAADELEDADETGAPAQAGAESHGEAAADGGAEDHEEQEDHDDGEDRGRRRRRRGGRRRRRGEGAEDGDRGPEDAESAESAEDAAAGGDGADAEDTDRGRGGSAASSTSSRRRRRRRRRTEGADGPDGSPDDPERTVVKVREPRAKAEPSDEVQSIKGSTRLEAKKQRRREGREQGRRRVPIITEAEFLARREAVERVMVVRQQGDRTQIGVLEDNVLVEHYVNKEQSASYVGNVYLGKVQNVLPSMEAAFVDIGKGRNAVLYAGEVNFEALGLGHSPRRIEHALKSGQSVLVQVTKDPIGHKGARLTSQVSLPGRYLVYVPEGSMTGISRKLPDTERARLKTILKKIVPEDAGVIVRTAAEGASEDELRRDVERLQKQWEDIRKKAKGGNAPTLLYGEPDMTVRVVRDIFNEDFSKVIVSGTKAWDTIHGYVSHVAPDLVERLSKWSSEVDVFATYRIDEQLMKALDRKVWLPSGGSLVIDRTEAMVVVDVNTGKFTGQGGNLEETVTRNNLEAAEEIVRQLRLRDLGGIIVIDFIDMVLESNRDLVLRRLLECLGRDRTKHQVAEVTSLGLVQMTRKRVGQGLLETFSEACAHCNGRGVIVHMDQPAAAGSGGGKRKKKGKEGKEGKEGREAKDAGDVQAGGEAKAVEAVPAEVAGVAPVEAEPAAAGEPAEPARPARTRRRVTRKAMSPGGPPQAAEPAAGEPAGTDAAAAEPAAEAAAASVAAVETVRAPEPAAVEADVPEQPRARKKTAAKRASAKKATAKKAAAKKTAKSTAKTTAKKAATKSAATRTATKATAKKSAKKSVKKTAAAEQGSPPSVSVTTED comes from the coding sequence ATGCAGAGAGAGACGGAGCCGGCCGCCGGGGACCCGGGGTCGGCGCTGACGTATGAGCCCGCCGCTCCGACGGCGGGCGGGACGGGCGCGGCGGAGCCGGTCGCGGGCCTCACCGGGGAGGTGCCCGCCGCGGCGGGCGGCCTCGGCGCACCCGCGCCTGCCGGCGGCGCGCCGGACGTGCCCGCGCCCGCGGAGCCGGTCGTAGCCGCGGCGGAGGCCGCCGGGCCGCCCGCGGCCGTAGCCGCGGAGGACACCGCCGGTGCGGCGTCGGCGGAGCCGGGTTCCGGTGCCGCGGTCGCCCCGCCGGCGAGGCGGTCGCGGCGGCGCGTCGTACGCGACGCCGGTACACCGGAGGCCACTACGCCGGACACCGCCCCGGACACCGCCGTGCCGGACACCGCGACCTCGGAGACCACCACCCCGGACACCGCCGCGGAGCCGCCCATCGAGCGGCCCGAGCCCGCGACCTCCGGGCACGCGGCACCCGCGGCCGGCCCGGACCGGCCCGCCGCGGAGCCGTCCGCCGGGGCCGCGCCGCCGCGGAGGCGGCGGGTCGTACGGGACGCGGGTACGCCGCGGCCGACGGCCGCCGCCGATCCCGGTCCCGTGGCGCAGCCCGCCGCGGCCGGACGCGCCGCCACCACAGACCACAACGACAGCACCAACGAGGGAGCCCAGACCGTGGCCGACAACGAAACAGAGGCCGACGGCGCAGATGCTTCCGCCGAGTCCGGCCCGCGCCGCAGGCGCCGCCGGGTGACCCGCACGGCGGGCACCCCGACCACCGGCACCGAGCAGGCGCCGCAGCAGACGGCGGCGGAGCCGGCCGCCGAGACCGCCACCGGCGCCAAGCAGGCGGCGGCACCGGAGCCGGCCGCCGAGACCGGCCCTGTCGCCGAGGAGCGGCCGGAGCCGGACGCCGACGCCGCCCCGAAGGGGCGCAAGCGCCGCCGTGTCGTACGCGACGCAGGTACCCCGGAGGCTGCGGAGCAGGCCGCATCGGCCGAGGCCCCGGCGCCCGCCGGGGAGCCGGGGCCCGCCGAGGCCCCGGCCGCCGGCGAGGAGCCGGCGCCGCGCACCCGCCGCGTACGCCGCCGCAAGACCGACGCTGAGGCCGCCGACGCGGCGGAGAGCGCGGCCGACGCCGCGCCGGGCGACGGGACCACCGCCGCGTCCGCCCCCGGCGAGGACGCCGCCGAGCCCGCCGCGGGCACCCGGCGCCGCAGGTCGCGCCGGGTCACGGCACCCGCGGGCGAGCCCACCCACGTCGAGCCCGCCGCCGAAGCCCCGGCGACCGCCGAAGCCGCCGAGTCCGCTCCGGCCACGGCCACGGCCGCCGCCACCGAGGCCGAGCCGGCCGCCGGCACCGGGCGCCGCCGCACCCGCCGCGTGACCGCCCCGGCGGGCGAGCCCGCCGCCGGTGCCGCGGGCGCCGGTGAGCAGGCCGACGAGCCCGCCGCCGAGTCCGAGCCCGGCACCGCGGCCCGCCGCCGTACGCGCCGTGCCGCCGCCTCCGCGGGCGAGCCCGCCACCGGCGACCAGGCCGCCGCCGCGTCGGCCGACGCCGGAGCCGAGCCCGGCACCGCCCCCCGCCGCCGTACCCGCCGTGCCGCCGCGTCCGCCCCCGAGCCGGCCGTGGAGGACGCCACCACGCAGTTCTCCGACCCCGTGGCCGAGCAGGCCGCGCCCGGCTACGGCGCCGCGCCGCTCGCGCTCTTCCAGGCGCCGGTGTTCACCGAGCCCGCGTTCCAGACGCCGCAGCGCGCCGCCGCCGAGGCGGCGGTGGGGCCGGAGGAGGACGAGGCGGCCGACGAGCTCGAGGACGCCGACGAGACCGGGGCACCGGCGCAGGCGGGCGCCGAGAGCCACGGCGAGGCCGCCGCGGACGGTGGCGCGGAGGACCACGAGGAGCAGGAAGACCACGACGACGGCGAGGACCGCGGCCGTCGCCGGCGCCGCCGCGGCGGCCGGCGGAGGCGGCGCGGCGAGGGTGCCGAGGACGGTGACCGCGGCCCCGAGGACGCCGAGTCCGCCGAGTCCGCCGAGGACGCCGCCGCGGGCGGCGACGGTGCGGACGCCGAGGACACCGACCGCGGCAGGGGCGGCTCGGCCGCCAGCAGCACCAGCAGCCGCCGGCGCCGCCGCCGGCGTCGCCGTACCGAGGGCGCGGACGGCCCCGACGGGTCCCCGGACGACCCGGAGCGCACCGTCGTCAAGGTCCGCGAGCCCCGCGCCAAGGCCGAGCCGAGCGACGAGGTGCAGTCCATCAAGGGCTCCACCCGGCTGGAGGCGAAGAAGCAGCGCCGCCGCGAGGGCCGCGAGCAGGGCCGGCGGCGGGTGCCGATCATCACCGAGGCCGAGTTCCTGGCCCGCCGCGAGGCGGTGGAGCGCGTGATGGTCGTGCGCCAGCAGGGCGACCGTACGCAGATCGGCGTGCTGGAGGACAACGTCCTCGTCGAGCACTACGTCAACAAGGAGCAGTCGGCGTCGTACGTCGGCAACGTCTACCTCGGCAAGGTGCAGAACGTCCTGCCCTCCATGGAGGCCGCGTTCGTCGACATCGGCAAGGGCCGCAACGCCGTCCTGTACGCCGGCGAGGTCAACTTCGAGGCCCTCGGCCTCGGCCACAGCCCCCGCCGCATCGAGCACGCGCTGAAGTCCGGCCAGTCCGTCCTGGTCCAGGTCACGAAGGACCCCATCGGCCACAAGGGTGCCCGTCTGACCAGCCAGGTCTCGCTGCCCGGGCGCTACCTGGTGTACGTGCCCGAGGGCTCGATGACCGGCATCAGCCGCAAGCTGCCCGACACCGAGCGGGCCCGGCTGAAGACGATCCTCAAGAAGATCGTCCCCGAGGACGCCGGCGTCATCGTCCGTACGGCCGCCGAGGGCGCCAGCGAGGACGAGCTGCGCCGGGACGTGGAGCGGCTGCAGAAGCAGTGGGAGGACATCCGCAAGAAGGCGAAGGGCGGCAACGCGCCGACCCTGCTGTACGGCGAGCCGGACATGACCGTCCGCGTGGTCCGCGACATCTTCAACGAGGACTTCTCGAAGGTCATCGTCAGCGGCACGAAGGCGTGGGACACCATCCACGGCTACGTCTCGCACGTGGCCCCGGACCTCGTCGAGCGGCTGTCGAAGTGGTCGTCGGAGGTGGACGTCTTCGCCACGTACCGGATCGACGAGCAACTGATGAAGGCGCTGGACCGCAAGGTGTGGCTGCCGTCCGGCGGCTCGCTGGTGATCGACAGGACCGAGGCGATGGTCGTGGTCGACGTCAACACCGGCAAGTTCACCGGGCAGGGCGGCAACCTGGAGGAGACGGTCACCAGGAACAACCTGGAGGCGGCCGAGGAGATCGTGCGGCAGCTCAGGCTGCGGGACCTCGGCGGCATCATCGTGATCGACTTCATCGACATGGTGCTGGAGTCCAACCGGGACCTGGTGCTGCGCCGGCTGCTGGAGTGCCTGGGCCGCGACCGTACGAAGCACCAGGTCGCGGAGGTGACGTCGCTGGGCCTGGTGCAGATGACCCGCAAGCGGGTCGGGCAGGGCCTGCTGGAGACGTTCTCCGAGGCGTGCGCGCACTGCAACGGGCGCGGCGTGATCGTGCACATGGACCAGCCCGCGGCGGCCGGGTCCGGCGGCGGCAAGCGGAAGAAGAAGGGCAAGGAAGGCAAGGAAGGCAAGGAGGGCAGGGAGGCGAAGGACGCCGGGGACGTCCAGGCCGGCGGCGAGGCGAAGGCGGTCGAGGCCGTGCCCGCGGAGGTCGCGGGCGTCGCGCCCGTCGAGGCGGAGCCGGCGGCGGCCGGCGAGCCCGCGGAGCCGGCGCGGCCGGCCCGTACGCGCCGGCGGGTGACGCGCAAGGCGATGTCGCCGGGCGGCCCGCCGCAGGCGGCGGAGCCGGCGGCCGGGGAGCCTGCCGGCACCGACGCGGCGGCGGCGGAGCCGGCGGCGGAGGCCGCGGCGGCGTCCGTGGCGGCCGTGGAGACCGTCCGGGCCCCGGAGCCGGCCGCCGTGGAGGCGGACGTCCCGGAGCAGCCCCGGGCCCGTAAGAAGACCGCCGCCAAGCGCGCCTCCGCCAAGAAGGCCACGGCGAAGAAGGCCGCGGCCAAGAAGACGGCGAAGAGCACGGCGAAGACCACCGCGAAGAAGGCCGCGACCAAGTCCGCCGCGACCAGGACGGCGACCAAGGCCACGGCCAAGAAGTCGGCCAAGAAGTCGGTCAAGAAGACCGCCGCGGCCGAGCAGGGCTCCCCGCCCTCGGTCTCCGTCACCACGGAGGACTGA
- the proB gene encoding glutamate 5-kinase: MKVGSSSLTTAAGGLDADRVDALVDALAKHGEREIVLVSSGAIAAGLAPLGLGKRPRDLARQQAAASVGQGLLLARYTASYARYGRRVGQVLLTTDDMSRRTHYRNAQRTLEQLFAMGAVPVVNENDTVATEEIRFGDNDRLAALVAHLARADLLVLLSDVDGLYDGPPAAPGATRIAEVRHRGELAGIRLGPAGRAGVGTGGMVTKVEAARIATGEGVPVVLTSAVHADAALAGLPTGTYFHPTGRRARGRLLWLAHASTPLGALVLDDGAVRAVTERRTSLLPAGIKEVEGRFTAGDPVELRDTAGRAVARGLVAFDAEELPRLLGRSTRELARELGPAYEREVVHRDDLVVLDR; the protein is encoded by the coding sequence GTGAAGGTGGGGTCGTCCTCGCTGACCACCGCGGCCGGCGGGCTGGACGCGGACCGGGTCGACGCGCTCGTGGACGCGCTCGCCAAGCACGGCGAGCGGGAGATCGTGCTGGTCAGCTCCGGGGCCATCGCCGCCGGTCTGGCGCCGCTCGGCCTCGGCAAGCGGCCGCGCGACCTGGCCAGGCAGCAGGCGGCGGCCAGCGTCGGGCAGGGGCTGCTGCTGGCCCGCTACACCGCCTCGTACGCCCGCTACGGCCGGCGCGTCGGGCAGGTGCTGCTGACCACCGACGACATGAGCCGCCGCACGCACTACCGCAACGCGCAGCGCACCCTGGAGCAGCTCTTCGCCATGGGCGCCGTGCCCGTCGTCAACGAGAACGACACCGTGGCCACCGAGGAGATCCGCTTCGGCGACAACGACCGCCTCGCCGCCCTCGTCGCCCATCTGGCCCGCGCCGACCTGCTGGTGCTCCTCTCCGACGTCGACGGCCTCTACGACGGCCCGCCCGCCGCTCCGGGCGCCACCCGCATCGCCGAGGTGCGCCACCGCGGCGAGCTGGCCGGCATCCGGCTCGGGCCCGCCGGGCGGGCGGGGGTGGGCACGGGCGGCATGGTGACCAAGGTGGAGGCCGCCAGGATCGCCACCGGCGAGGGCGTGCCCGTCGTGCTGACCTCCGCCGTGCACGCCGACGCGGCGCTGGCCGGGCTGCCCACCGGGACGTACTTCCACCCCACCGGGCGGCGCGCCCGGGGCCGCCTGCTGTGGCTCGCGCACGCCTCCACCCCGCTGGGGGCGCTGGTGCTGGACGACGGCGCGGTACGGGCCGTCACCGAGCGGCGCACGTCGCTGCTGCCGGCGGGCATCAAGGAGGTGGAGGGCCGGTTCACGGCGGGCGACCCGGTGGAGCTGCGGGACACCGCGGGCCGGGCGGTCGCGCGCGGGCTCGTCGCCTTCGACGCCGAGGAGCTGCCTCGGCTGCTCGGGCGCTCCACCCGCGAGCTGGCCCGGGAGCTGGGTCCGGCGTACGAGCGGGAGGTCGTGCACCGGGACGATCTCGTGGTGCTCGACAGGTGA
- the rplU gene encoding 50S ribosomal protein L21, whose amino-acid sequence MYAIVRTGGRQQKVSVGDVIEVDRMSSKSVGDSVELSTLLVVDGETVTSDPWVLGGVKVQAEVVDHHKGDKIDILKYKNKTGYRKRIGHRQLHTALKITEIPAPAAK is encoded by the coding sequence GTGTACGCGATCGTGCGCACCGGCGGCCGCCAGCAGAAGGTTTCTGTGGGCGACGTCATCGAGGTAGACCGGATGTCCAGCAAGAGCGTCGGCGACAGCGTCGAGCTCTCCACCCTTCTCGTCGTCGACGGCGAGACCGTGACCAGTGACCCCTGGGTCCTGGGCGGTGTGAAGGTCCAGGCCGAGGTCGTGGACCACCACAAGGGCGACAAGATCGACATCCTGAAGTACAAGAACAAGACCGGTTACCGCAAGCGGATCGGTCACCGCCAGTTGCACACCGCGCTGAAGATCACCGAGATCCCGGCGCCGGCCGCGAAGTAA
- a CDS encoding TIGR03936 family radical SAM-associated protein, whose product MQRIRLRYTKRGRLRFNSHRDFQRAFERALRRAEVPMAYSAGFTPHPKVSYANAAPTGTASEAEYLEIALAEARDPELLRALLDESLPAGLDVVDAVEARAPGLADRLGASVWELVLDGVPPATAEEAVRAFLAAETVEVERQTKKGMRTFDTRGAVAALDVLPAGGDRPQAGPCAILRLVVRHLTPAVRPDDVLSGLRVAADLAPPVPAAVTRLAQGPLDAETGTVTDPLAPDRDDATALAATPRAASGAPPTAGDGTG is encoded by the coding sequence GTGCAGCGCATCCGACTCCGCTACACCAAGCGCGGCCGCCTCCGGTTCAACAGCCACCGCGACTTCCAGCGCGCTTTCGAGCGGGCGCTGCGCCGCGCGGAGGTGCCCATGGCGTACTCCGCCGGCTTCACCCCCCACCCCAAGGTCTCGTACGCGAACGCCGCTCCGACGGGCACCGCGAGCGAGGCCGAGTACCTGGAGATCGCGCTCGCCGAGGCCCGGGACCCGGAGCTGCTGCGCGCGCTGCTCGACGAGTCCTTGCCCGCCGGTCTCGACGTCGTCGACGCCGTCGAGGCCCGCGCTCCGGGGCTCGCCGACCGGCTGGGGGCGTCGGTGTGGGAGCTGGTGCTCGACGGCGTGCCGCCCGCCACGGCGGAGGAGGCGGTCCGCGCCTTCCTCGCCGCGGAGACGGTCGAGGTGGAACGGCAGACGAAGAAGGGGATGAGAACCTTCGACACGCGCGGCGCCGTGGCCGCGCTCGACGTGCTCCCTGCCGGGGGCGATAGGCCGCAGGCGGGTCCTTGTGCGATACTGCGGCTGGTAGTGCGGCACCTGACACCTGCCGTACGACCCGACGACGTCCTGTCCGGCCTGCGAGTCGCGGCTGACCTGGCGCCGCCGGTCCCGGCAGCGGTGACCAGGCTGGCGCAGGGGCCGCTCGACGCGGAGACCGGCACGGTGACCGATCCGCTTGCGCCGGACCGCGACGATGCCACGGCCCTTGCCGCCACACCGCGGGCCGCGAGCGGAGCCCCGCCCACGGCGGGGGACGGCACCGGGTAG
- a CDS encoding rodlin translates to MRKYLKSAAVAVTLVGASAMAAPQALAADDGDGPYANGNGSMQAYGNTQTDGYMSPNMALVNGSFNEPCVALPQAGKNVKDLVGVVNVGVDDVLNQNQNQTCAKNSSADQGDAPLSHLLDGFPILSGNGAGNDAG, encoded by the coding sequence ATGAGGAAGTACCTGAAGTCCGCGGCGGTTGCCGTCACCCTGGTCGGCGCCTCGGCGATGGCCGCCCCGCAGGCGCTGGCCGCCGACGACGGCGACGGTCCGTACGCCAACGGCAACGGCTCGATGCAGGCATACGGCAACACCCAGACGGACGGCTACATGAGCCCGAACATGGCCCTCGTCAACGGCTCGTTCAACGAGCCCTGCGTCGCGCTGCCGCAGGCCGGCAAGAACGTGAAGGACCTCGTCGGCGTGGTCAACGTCGGCGTGGACGACGTCCTCAACCAGAACCAGAACCAGACCTGCGCCAAGAACTCCAGCGCGGACCAGGGCGACGCCCCGCTGTCCCACCTGCTGGACGGCTTCCCGATCCTCTCGGGCAACGGCGCGGGCAACGACGCCGGCTGA
- a CDS encoding GNAT family N-acetyltransferase codes for MPQLTTPHVRFRASFAGAMKEFEAEGRGTVGDDTSIGQDLRRWRRRWHDPAVFDSYVAGLRAEADETIPMIRPGWVHCTTLWYGDGDTYLGRIAIRHSLTDWLREQGGHIGYDVRPSARRRGHATAMLRDALPVARDLGLAEVLVTCDHDNVGSRKVIEANGGVFEDRRGLKLRYWVATGAARA; via the coding sequence ATGCCGCAATTGACCACCCCCCACGTTCGATTCCGGGCCTCCTTCGCCGGGGCGATGAAGGAGTTCGAGGCCGAGGGCAGGGGCACGGTCGGCGACGACACGTCCATCGGTCAGGACCTCCGCCGCTGGCGCCGGCGCTGGCACGACCCCGCGGTCTTCGACTCGTACGTCGCGGGGCTGCGCGCCGAGGCCGACGAGACGATCCCGATGATCCGCCCGGGCTGGGTGCACTGCACCACGCTCTGGTACGGGGACGGCGACACCTATCTCGGCCGGATCGCCATCCGGCACTCCCTCACCGACTGGCTGCGCGAGCAGGGCGGCCACATCGGCTACGACGTCCGCCCCTCCGCCCGCCGCCGCGGGCACGCCACCGCTATGCTGCGCGACGCGCTGCCCGTGGCCCGGGACCTGGGCCTGGCGGAGGTGCTGGTGACGTGCGACCACGACAACGTCGGATCGCGGAAGGTCATCGAGGCCAACGGGGGAGTGTTCGAGGACCGGCGGGGGCTGAAGTTGCGGTACTGGGTCGCCACGGGGGCGGCACGGGCGTAG
- the obgE gene encoding GTPase ObgE, which produces MTTFVDRVTLHVAAGNGGHGCASVHREKFRPLGGPDGGNGGHGGDVILTVDQNVTTLIDYHHTPHRKATNGKPGEGGDRAGANGKDLVLPVPDGTVVLTRDGEILADLVGHGTTFVAAQGGRGGLGNAALASPRRKAPGFALLGEPGTARDVVLELKTVADVALVGYPSAGKSSLISVLSAAKPKIADYPFTTLVPNLGVVTAGAVTYTIADVPGLIAGASEGRGLGLEFLRHVERCSVLVHVLDTATLESDRDPVSDLDVIEEELRAYGGLDDRPRVVVLNKIDIPDGRDLAEMVRPDLEERGFTVYEVSAVARTGLKELSYGLAGIVGAARAARPKQESTRIVIRPQAVDEAGFTVAREGGGSGDGADVFRITGEKPERWVRQTDFGNDEAVGYLGDRLNRLGVEDRLRRAGAKPGDDVVIGTGEDAVVFDWEPAMASGAEMLGRRGEDHRFDAPRPAAQRRREREAERAEEEYEDFDPFA; this is translated from the coding sequence ATGACCACCTTCGTGGACCGCGTCACCCTGCACGTGGCCGCGGGCAACGGGGGACACGGCTGCGCCTCCGTGCACCGCGAGAAGTTCCGGCCGCTCGGCGGCCCCGACGGCGGCAACGGCGGGCACGGCGGGGACGTCATCCTCACCGTCGACCAGAACGTCACCACACTGATCGACTACCACCACACCCCCCACCGCAAGGCCACCAACGGCAAGCCGGGCGAGGGCGGCGACCGCGCGGGCGCCAACGGCAAGGACCTCGTGCTGCCGGTGCCGGACGGGACGGTCGTCCTCACCCGGGACGGCGAGATCCTCGCCGACCTCGTCGGCCACGGCACCACCTTCGTCGCCGCCCAGGGCGGCCGCGGCGGCCTCGGCAACGCCGCGCTCGCCTCCCCGCGCCGCAAGGCCCCCGGCTTCGCGCTCCTCGGCGAGCCGGGCACCGCGCGGGACGTCGTGCTGGAGCTGAAGACCGTCGCCGACGTGGCGCTCGTCGGGTATCCGAGCGCCGGCAAGTCGTCCCTGATCAGCGTGCTGTCCGCAGCCAAGCCCAAGATCGCCGACTACCCCTTCACCACCCTCGTGCCGAACCTCGGCGTCGTCACCGCCGGCGCCGTGACGTACACGATCGCCGACGTCCCGGGCCTCATCGCCGGCGCCAGCGAGGGCCGCGGCCTGGGCCTGGAGTTCCTGCGGCACGTCGAGCGCTGCTCGGTGCTCGTGCACGTGCTGGACACCGCGACCCTGGAGTCCGACCGCGACCCGGTCAGCGACCTCGACGTCATCGAGGAGGAACTGCGCGCGTACGGCGGCCTGGACGACCGGCCGCGCGTGGTCGTCCTCAACAAGATCGACATCCCGGACGGCCGGGACCTCGCCGAGATGGTGCGCCCCGACCTCGAAGAGCGCGGCTTCACGGTCTACGAGGTCTCGGCGGTCGCGCGTACGGGCCTGAAGGAGCTGTCCTACGGGCTGGCCGGGATCGTCGGCGCGGCGCGCGCGGCGCGGCCGAAGCAGGAGTCGACGCGGATCGTCATCCGCCCGCAGGCCGTCGACGAGGCCGGCTTCACCGTCGCCCGCGAGGGCGGCGGCAGCGGGGACGGCGCCGACGTGTTCCGTATCACCGGCGAGAAGCCGGAGCGCTGGGTGCGCCAGACCGACTTCGGCAACGACGAGGCCGTCGGCTACCTCGGCGACCGGCTGAACCGGCTGGGCGTGGAGGACCGGCTCCGCAGGGCGGGGGCGAAGCCCGGCGACGACGTCGTCATCGGCACGGGCGAGGACGCCGTCGTCTTCGACTGGGAGCCCGCCATGGCCTCCGGCGCGGAGATGCTGGGCCGGCGCGGCGAGGACCACCGCTTCGACGCCCCGCGCCCGGCCGCGCAGCGCCGCCGGGAGCGGGAGGCGGAGCGGGCCGAGGAGGAGTACGAGGACTTCGACCCCTTCGCGTGA
- a CDS encoding phospholipase D-like domain-containing protein: MSVFKPTGRHRAVAPRKGARRAIALATVLSASAAHAVSSAGGAAAEPRVWIEGPIFNDPLGTVDEQHAIRTRLIELTDAAVPGSTIKVAVYHIWEQPIVDALVRARDRGVHVQVLLDETSRSDRPDNTMYASLRAALGTSTAAPSFVKLCPVDKSCLGDPKYGVSIMHNKFWLFSEVEGARNVVVQTTSNSTPSAHTKFFNDALLLPDNPAMYGAYSEYFRDMLGAGWQSWRYRAVTANNGLYKAYFFPRAGTTNSTDTIHAVLDNVRCTYKDAAGVTQRTLVRVAIFKITRKAIADKLVALKKAGCGVSLVYAESDSARSQGGTPGTWEVLHASGGPSLRCYNDDRDPQNPGQKLTTPYIVHNKYVLIDGMYAGARDKLVFTGSQNFTGPALRENDEAVVKVDSDPVHDTYLGHYTSVRNVAWPGTADRTNLCQGVKPLPQDGERPLR, from the coding sequence ATGTCCGTGTTCAAGCCCACCGGACGCCATCGTGCCGTCGCCCCGCGCAAGGGCGCGCGCCGGGCGATAGCGCTGGCCACCGTGCTGTCCGCCTCCGCCGCCCACGCCGTGAGCAGCGCGGGCGGCGCGGCGGCGGAGCCGCGGGTGTGGATCGAGGGGCCGATCTTCAACGACCCGCTGGGCACCGTGGACGAGCAGCACGCGATCCGCACCCGGCTGATCGAGCTGACCGACGCGGCGGTCCCCGGCTCGACGATCAAGGTGGCGGTCTACCACATCTGGGAGCAGCCGATCGTCGACGCGCTCGTACGCGCCCGCGACCGCGGCGTCCACGTGCAGGTGCTGCTGGACGAGACCAGCCGCAGCGACCGGCCGGACAACACCATGTACGCGAGCCTGCGGGCGGCGCTCGGCACCAGCACGGCGGCGCCGTCGTTCGTGAAGCTCTGCCCGGTCGACAAGTCCTGCCTCGGCGACCCGAAGTACGGGGTGTCGATCATGCACAACAAGTTCTGGCTCTTCTCGGAGGTCGAGGGCGCCCGGAACGTCGTCGTCCAGACGACCTCCAACTCCACCCCTTCGGCACACACGAAGTTCTTCAACGACGCGCTGCTGCTGCCGGACAACCCGGCGATGTACGGGGCGTACTCCGAGTACTTCCGCGACATGCTCGGCGCCGGCTGGCAGAGCTGGCGCTACCGCGCGGTGACCGCGAACAACGGCCTCTACAAGGCGTACTTCTTCCCGCGCGCCGGCACCACCAACAGCACCGACACCATCCACGCCGTCCTCGACAACGTGCGCTGCACGTACAAGGACGCCGCGGGGGTGACGCAGCGGACCCTGGTCCGGGTCGCGATCTTCAAGATCACCCGGAAGGCGATCGCCGACAAGCTCGTCGCGCTGAAGAAGGCGGGCTGCGGCGTCAGCCTCGTCTACGCCGAGTCCGACAGCGCGCGGAGCCAGGGCGGCACCCCCGGCACCTGGGAGGTGCTGCACGCCTCGGGCGGTCCCTCGCTGCGCTGCTACAACGACGACCGGGACCCGCAGAACCCGGGGCAGAAGCTGACCACGCCGTACATCGTGCACAACAAGTACGTGCTGATCGACGGCATGTACGCCGGTGCCCGGGACAAGCTGGTCTTCACCGGCTCGCAGAACTTCACCGGTCCCGCGCTGCGCGAGAACGACGAGGCCGTCGTCAAGGTCGACAGCGACCCCGTGCACGACACGTACCTCGGGCACTACACGTCGGTGCGGAACGTGGCGTGGCCCGGGACGGCGGACAGGACGAACCTGTGCCAGGGAGTGAAGCCGCTGCCCCAGGACGGCGAGCGACCGCTCCGATAG
- the rpmA gene encoding 50S ribosomal protein L27, whose translation MAHKKGASSTRNGRDSNAQRLGVKRFGGQVVGAGEIIIRQRGTKFHPGTGVGRGGDDTLFALIPGSVQFGTSRGRKVVNIVPAAG comes from the coding sequence ATGGCACACAAGAAGGGCGCATCGTCCACCCGGAACGGTCGCGACTCCAACGCCCAGCGGCTCGGCGTCAAGCGCTTCGGCGGTCAGGTCGTCGGCGCCGGTGAGATCATCATCCGGCAGCGCGGCACCAAGTTCCACCCGGGCACGGGCGTGGGCCGCGGCGGCGACGACACGCTGTTCGCGCTGATCCCCGGCTCGGTCCAGTTCGGCACCAGCCGCGGCCGCAAGGTCGTGAACATCGTCCCGGCCGCCGGCTGA